Proteins found in one Paenibacillus dendritiformis genomic segment:
- the hprK gene encoding HPr(Ser) kinase/phosphatase: MAKRVKVAEMVEQFHLEVLAGEQGLKRPITVDDLHRPGLEMAGYFEYHPKERVQLLGKTELAFFETLTPEEKRDRMYHFCSEEMPCIIVTRGLDVPEEIIAVCQEEDVPLLRTQLATTILSSRITSFLEKKLAPTTTIHGVLVDVYGVGMLITGGSGIGKSETALELVKRGHRLVADDAVEIRQTSDNQLHASAPELIRHLLEIRGIGIINVMTLFGAGAIRNNKRISVVIRLENWQQDKQYDRLGLDEETTRIIETDVPLVTVPVRPGRNLAVIIEVAAMNFRLKRMGYNAALQFTNKLTETIAEDMEDFD, encoded by the coding sequence ATGGCCAAGAGAGTAAAAGTGGCCGAGATGGTGGAGCAGTTCCATCTGGAGGTACTGGCCGGGGAGCAGGGGTTGAAGCGGCCGATTACAGTGGATGATTTGCATCGCCCTGGCCTGGAAATGGCGGGTTACTTCGAATACCACCCGAAGGAGCGCGTTCAACTCCTCGGCAAGACCGAGCTTGCGTTTTTCGAGACGCTGACTCCAGAGGAGAAGCGGGATCGGATGTATCATTTCTGTTCGGAAGAGATGCCCTGCATCATCGTGACGCGGGGATTGGATGTGCCGGAAGAGATTATCGCCGTATGCCAGGAAGAAGACGTGCCCTTGCTGCGGACGCAGCTGGCGACGACGATTCTCTCCAGCCGCATTACGAGCTTCCTGGAGAAGAAGCTGGCGCCGACGACGACAATTCACGGCGTACTGGTCGATGTCTATGGCGTCGGCATGCTGATTACCGGGGGGAGCGGCATCGGGAAAAGCGAGACGGCGTTGGAACTGGTCAAGCGCGGCCATCGCCTGGTCGCCGACGACGCGGTCGAGATTCGGCAGACATCGGACAACCAGCTGCATGCCTCAGCACCGGAGCTGATCCGGCATTTGCTGGAGATTCGCGGCATCGGCATCATTAATGTCATGACGCTGTTCGGAGCCGGCGCCATCCGCAACAACAAGCGGATCAGCGTCGTCATTCGCCTGGAGAACTGGCAGCAGGATAAGCAGTATGACCGTCTTGGCCTGGATGAGGAGACGACGCGCATCATCGAGACGGATGTACCGCTCGTCACCGTGCCGGTGCGTCCCGGACGGAACCTGGCCGTTATCATCGAGGTGGCGGCGATGAACTTCCGCCTCAAGCGGATGGGCTACAATGCGGCGCTTCAATTCACGAACAAGCTGACCGAGACGATCGCCGAGGATATGGAAGACTTTGATTAA
- a CDS encoding ATP-binding cassette domain-containing protein has product MTEPLLEVSDLTLTLPSKADTDNDILTRLSFTLPGRGITALIGGSGSGKSVTAQALLGMLPRGGSIASGSIRFKGDDILKLPPRQLQRYRGSRVGYVFQDTSGTFDPLLRIGRHFAELLAIHTPLPRGEAKKRALQLLRDMQLPDPERVYDAYPHELSGGMRQRVQLALALAAEPELLIADEPTTALDMPVQADILRLIRQWSVRTEGTVLFITHDLGVVAEIADEVLVMRRGTLVEAGPADQVLHRPAHPYTRQLVEDFASFSAPGSKPLPDEPPVVEARGLTKTYRAGRRWLQRATPVAAVREASFTIRRGEMVGLIGESGSGKSTLSRLLLQLEQPDRGTIQWPPAQGNGSARPSVQWVHQDPFASFDPRWRVSRIIGEGLDYRPRRNRAASSAAERIRAIARETGLSPELLDRYPHELSGGMRQRVALARALLLEPSLLILDEPFASLDMTLQRQMLGLIRSWNERTGMAVLFITHDLRAAAHLCHRVMVMYRGELVEQLPASGLSGSDHPYTKRMLASIPGSRRWAVQRCEPEPITLNIFHGKE; this is encoded by the coding sequence ATGACCGAACCGCTGCTGGAGGTTAGCGATCTTACGCTAACCCTTCCATCCAAGGCCGACACAGACAACGACATATTGACACGCCTCTCGTTCACCTTGCCCGGTCGGGGCATTACGGCGCTCATCGGCGGGAGCGGATCGGGGAAGAGCGTCACCGCCCAGGCATTGCTTGGCATGCTGCCGCGCGGCGGATCCATCGCCTCCGGCTCGATCCGGTTCAAGGGAGACGATATTCTGAAGCTCCCTCCCCGTCAGCTCCAACGCTATCGCGGAAGCCGGGTCGGCTACGTGTTCCAGGATACGAGCGGAACCTTCGATCCGCTGCTCCGCATCGGGCGCCATTTCGCGGAATTGCTCGCGATCCATACCCCGCTTCCCCGCGGGGAGGCGAAGAAGCGGGCGCTGCAGCTGCTGCGGGATATGCAGCTGCCTGATCCGGAACGCGTATATGACGCTTACCCTCACGAGTTGTCGGGCGGCATGCGGCAGCGCGTACAGCTGGCGCTCGCGCTGGCTGCGGAGCCGGAGCTGCTTATCGCCGACGAGCCGACGACCGCGCTAGACATGCCGGTGCAAGCGGACATCCTGCGCCTCATTCGCCAATGGAGCGTGCGAACCGAGGGCACCGTCCTGTTCATTACCCACGATCTCGGCGTCGTCGCCGAGATTGCGGACGAGGTCCTCGTCATGCGGCGCGGAACGCTAGTCGAAGCCGGACCGGCGGACCAGGTGCTGCACCGTCCGGCTCACCCGTATACCCGGCAGCTCGTCGAGGACTTTGCTTCCTTCTCCGCTCCGGGTTCGAAGCCGCTGCCGGACGAGCCGCCGGTCGTGGAGGCGCGGGGCCTGACCAAGACCTACCGCGCCGGACGCCGCTGGCTGCAGCGGGCCACCCCGGTCGCGGCCGTCCGTGAGGCATCCTTCACGATTCGCCGCGGCGAGATGGTCGGCCTCATCGGCGAGAGCGGCAGCGGCAAGAGCACGCTGTCCCGCTTGCTGCTGCAGCTGGAGCAGCCGGATCGCGGCACGATACAATGGCCCCCTGCCCAGGGAAATGGAAGCGCCCGGCCTTCCGTCCAATGGGTCCATCAGGATCCGTTCGCTTCGTTCGATCCGCGCTGGCGGGTCAGCCGGATTATCGGCGAAGGACTCGATTACCGGCCGCGGCGGAATCGCGCTGCCAGCTCCGCCGCGGAACGGATTCGCGCGATCGCCCGCGAGACGGGACTGTCCCCGGAGCTATTGGACCGGTACCCTCACGAGCTGTCGGGCGGCATGCGGCAGCGCGTCGCGCTGGCTCGGGCTCTGCTGTTGGAGCCGAGCCTGCTTATCTTGGACGAGCCCTTCGCCAGCCTCGACATGACGCTGCAGCGGCAAATGCTGGGGCTTATCCGGTCCTGGAATGAGCGAACCGGCATGGCCGTCCTGTTCATCACGCATGACCTTCGAGCCGCTGCCCACCTCTGCCATCGCGTCATGGTCATGTATCGCGGCGAGCTGGTGGAGCAGCTTCCGGCCTCAGGCTTGTCCGGTTCGGACCATCCTTATACGAAGCGGATGCTCGCATCGATTCCAGGCAGCCGCCGATGGGCTGTGCAACGATGTGAGCCTGAACCGATTACATTGAACATATTCCATGGTAAGGAGTAG
- a CDS encoding ABC transporter permease has translation MRRYLFSRAGEAVIVLLIVSLLVFIFIRLLPGDPAMALYGDQIQKLTPADQLRIRANLGLDEPLYCQYVKWLQGIMQGDWGRSYLNGERVDVLIGQAIGPTVQLMLAGTFLTLLLSLLFGTMTGLRPSSKMDRTVTAVSLVLMSFPAFYLALCLILVFSIALQWFPIAGMGSGAEGWIGRLRHLALPAAALALSHIGYYIRLLRNHVTVINDKEFVRALRMRGVSPHRIIFRHMLPNAALPFLSYIGMSLSLTFAGSVVIETLFSWPGLGMLALKSAQSHDYPVLLAAILLSTFVVVAGSLMIDLFCAWYHPQIRRQLLSRGSAQ, from the coding sequence TTGCGAAGATATCTCTTTTCCAGAGCGGGCGAGGCCGTTATCGTCTTGCTGATCGTCAGCCTGCTCGTATTTATCTTTATTCGTCTGCTGCCGGGCGATCCGGCCATGGCGCTGTATGGGGATCAGATTCAGAAGCTGACTCCCGCCGATCAGCTTCGCATCCGCGCCAACCTTGGTCTGGACGAACCGCTCTATTGCCAGTACGTCAAGTGGCTGCAAGGCATTATGCAGGGCGATTGGGGACGCTCCTATCTGAACGGAGAACGCGTCGACGTCCTGATCGGCCAAGCTATCGGCCCGACGGTACAGCTCATGCTGGCCGGCACATTTCTTACTCTTCTCCTCTCTCTCCTCTTCGGTACGATGACAGGCTTGAGGCCTTCCTCGAAGATGGATCGCACGGTGACTGCGGTCAGTCTCGTGCTCATGTCGTTTCCGGCCTTCTACCTTGCGCTGTGCTTGATTCTGGTGTTCTCCATTGCGCTGCAATGGTTCCCCATCGCCGGAATGGGCAGCGGTGCGGAAGGCTGGATCGGACGGCTCCGGCATCTTGCACTGCCTGCCGCCGCCCTCGCGCTATCACATATTGGATATTACATTCGACTATTGCGGAATCACGTTACCGTCATCAACGACAAGGAATTTGTGCGGGCCCTGCGCATGCGCGGCGTCTCCCCGCATCGAATCATTTTCCGCCACATGCTGCCGAATGCGGCGCTTCCTTTCTTATCTTATATCGGCATGTCTCTATCTTTAACTTTTGCCGGATCGGTCGTTATCGAGACGCTGTTCTCCTGGCCCGGACTTGGCATGCTCGCGCTCAAATCGGCGCAAAGCCATGACTACCCCGTGCTGCTCGCTGCCATTCTGCTGAGCACCTTCGTCGTCGTGGCCGGCAGCCTCATGATCGACCTGTTCTGCGCCTGGTACCATCCGCAGATCCGGCGCCAGCTGTTATCAAGGGGGAGTGCGCAATGA
- a CDS encoding acyltransferase: MSRKEHITAIPIVRALAMIGVISVHSTSQATVDMVDSNWYYLYNFFNIFFKYGTPTFILLSSFVLFYNYGGRDKLEPAVLGKFYRNRLLYVIIPYVVASIGYFLMQHMMYYRTRGFEDSMYSFFTKLLTGSAYTHLYFVFISIQFYILFPLMLKLFRSKTILAWSIPLGLLLQWGFVLWNKYDLQIVNKGSISLSYVSYYFLGAYVGLNFEKIRPWLTSLGQKGNPLRFRIGSLALWGAWLLFAMLHVQVWFWSRSTNEWTNSLVYEMLWNFHTLTSAIVLMQLAFFLERKLPDWLRKALMQLGDLSFGIYLLHPVFLALYRKYAWHGGGSLAYMLYIAGGYAVALGLSWLVVYAAFRFIPFAWVGFGAVPRSFKAKRAPQQKSGSITPGTSA; this comes from the coding sequence ATGAGCCGCAAAGAGCACATTACTGCCATTCCTATTGTGCGAGCGCTGGCCATGATTGGCGTCATCAGCGTGCATTCCACATCGCAGGCAACGGTAGATATGGTTGATTCGAACTGGTATTATCTATACAACTTTTTCAACATCTTTTTCAAATACGGCACGCCGACCTTCATTCTGCTGAGCAGCTTCGTGCTGTTCTACAACTACGGCGGACGGGACAAGCTGGAGCCCGCCGTGCTGGGCAAGTTCTACCGGAATCGCCTGTTGTATGTCATCATTCCGTATGTCGTCGCATCGATTGGGTACTTCCTGATGCAGCATATGATGTATTACCGTACCCGCGGCTTCGAGGATTCCATGTATTCGTTTTTCACGAAATTATTGACCGGCTCCGCTTATACGCACTTATACTTTGTCTTTATCAGCATTCAGTTCTATATCTTGTTCCCATTGATGCTCAAGCTGTTCCGCTCCAAGACGATATTGGCCTGGTCGATTCCGCTGGGGCTGCTGCTGCAGTGGGGCTTCGTGCTCTGGAACAAGTATGACCTCCAGATTGTAAATAAAGGCAGCATTTCGCTGTCTTATGTCAGCTATTATTTCCTCGGCGCCTATGTCGGCCTGAACTTCGAGAAAATTCGACCGTGGCTGACGTCGCTCGGGCAGAAGGGCAATCCGCTCCGCTTCCGGATCGGGTCCCTCGCGCTGTGGGGCGCTTGGCTGCTGTTCGCGATGCTTCATGTTCAGGTCTGGTTCTGGTCGCGTTCGACCAACGAATGGACCAACTCGCTGGTCTATGAGATGCTGTGGAATTTCCACACGCTCACATCCGCCATCGTCCTGATGCAGCTGGCCTTTTTCCTGGAACGGAAGCTGCCGGACTGGCTTCGCAAAGCTCTTATGCAGCTGGGGGATCTGTCCTTCGGCATCTACCTGCTGCATCCCGTCTTCCTTGCCTTGTACCGCAAATACGCCTGGCATGGAGGCGGCTCGCTTGCATACATGCTGTATATCGCGGGAGGCTATGCCGTCGCGCTTGGCTTGTCCTGGCTCGTCGTCTATGCGGC
- the ppaX gene encoding pyrophosphatase PpaX codes for MIRTVLFDLDGTIIDTNELIIETFLHVLLERTPTPLTREQIIPSMGMPLEYQLRKFSGLDDVEELKAAYRRYNISRHDELVREFPHVKEVIGALHEGGIQLGIVTTKMRETTERALRMFGLLDQMGVVVTINDVQHAKPHPEPVLLAIEKLRADPATTLMVGDSPADIQSANAAGAISCGVAWSLKGEAVLRQYEPRHIIHDMRDILRLVGWERESK; via the coding sequence ATGATTCGTACCGTATTATTCGATCTGGACGGAACGATTATCGATACCAATGAACTGATTATCGAGACCTTCCTGCATGTGCTGCTGGAACGCACGCCGACTCCGCTGACACGGGAGCAGATTATTCCGAGCATGGGAATGCCGCTCGAATATCAGCTGCGGAAGTTCAGCGGATTGGACGATGTGGAGGAGCTCAAAGCCGCTTACCGCCGCTACAATATATCCCGGCATGATGAGTTGGTGCGCGAGTTCCCGCATGTGAAGGAAGTGATCGGCGCCTTGCACGAGGGCGGCATCCAGCTCGGCATCGTCACGACGAAGATGCGCGAGACGACGGAGCGGGCCTTGCGCATGTTCGGCTTGCTGGATCAGATGGGCGTCGTCGTCACGATCAACGATGTCCAGCATGCGAAGCCGCATCCGGAGCCGGTGCTGCTCGCCATCGAGAAGCTGAGGGCCGATCCGGCGACGACGCTCATGGTGGGCGACAGCCCGGCCGATATCCAGTCGGCCAACGCGGCCGGTGCCATCTCCTGCGGCGTTGCCTGGTCGTTGAAGGGCGAAGCGGTGCTTCGCCAATATGAACCGCGCCATATCATTCATGATATGCGCGATATATTGAGACTCGTCGGATGGGAGCGGGAATCCAAGTGA
- the lgt gene encoding prolipoprotein diacylglyceryl transferase, which yields MATMLLDPVAFSIGAIKVHWYGIILGTAAVVGLLLAIREGKRFGISQDFFMDLLLFGVPSAIIGARIYYVAFKWDDYKDNLLEIFKIWHGGIAIYGALIGAVICALIYVRKKGYSFWRIADFCAPGLLIGQAIGRWGNFVNQEAYGGPTTEAFLRDTLHLPNFIVNQMNVNGTFHHPTFLYESLWSFVGVLLLFGFRRLRGVRSGEVFIGYLIWYSIGRFFIEGLRTDSLAYQGSGWVESIIGTLWSPMQIVFEPGYLDPNYGNVRISQLLAIFLIVGGIALIVIRRVTGASKVLYRDPIGSTKAAPVIEAAERGANDAGSKTDAEAPAKPRSDEEASSSRDGAEDKPESAEPPAAAAEERDIKEK from the coding sequence ATGGCAACGATGTTGCTGGACCCGGTGGCATTTTCGATCGGCGCGATCAAGGTGCACTGGTATGGCATTATATTAGGCACAGCCGCGGTAGTCGGCTTGCTGCTGGCAATTCGGGAAGGCAAAAGATTTGGAATTTCTCAAGATTTTTTCATGGATTTGCTGCTGTTCGGCGTGCCTTCCGCCATTATCGGGGCGCGTATCTATTACGTTGCCTTCAAATGGGATGATTATAAAGATAACTTATTGGAAATCTTTAAAATCTGGCATGGCGGAATTGCAATCTATGGCGCATTAATCGGCGCCGTGATTTGCGCGCTTATCTATGTTAGAAAAAAAGGGTACTCCTTCTGGCGCATCGCGGATTTTTGCGCGCCGGGTCTGCTGATCGGACAAGCGATCGGACGCTGGGGCAACTTCGTCAATCAGGAAGCGTACGGAGGACCTACAACGGAAGCGTTCCTGCGCGACACGCTGCATCTGCCGAACTTCATCGTCAACCAGATGAATGTGAACGGAACGTTCCATCATCCGACTTTCTTGTATGAGTCGCTGTGGAGCTTCGTCGGCGTGCTGCTGCTGTTCGGCTTCCGCCGGCTGCGCGGCGTCCGCAGCGGGGAAGTATTCATCGGCTACCTGATCTGGTATTCGATCGGCCGATTCTTCATTGAAGGGCTGCGTACCGACAGTCTGGCCTACCAAGGATCCGGATGGGTGGAATCGATTATCGGCACACTATGGTCGCCGATGCAGATCGTATTCGAGCCGGGGTATCTCGATCCGAATTACGGCAATGTGCGGATCTCGCAGCTGCTGGCCATCTTCCTGATCGTCGGCGGCATCGCGCTTATCGTCATCCGCCGGGTAACCGGCGCTTCGAAGGTGCTGTATCGGGATCCGATTGGTTCGACGAAGGCGGCACCAGTTATCGAAGCGGCGGAGCGCGGCGCGAACGACGCCGGAAGCAAGACGGACGCGGAAGCTCCTGCGAAGCCGCGGTCCGATGAGGAAGCCTCCTCTTCCCGGGACGGGGCCGAGGATAAGCCTGAATCGGCAGAGCCGCCTGCGGCTGCGGCAGAGGAACGTGACATAAAGGAGAAATAG
- a CDS encoding ABC transporter permease, with protein sequence MKRRRWMTNLSVLYLAVLTLCAAAAPLLTGYHPVDVQLDAILLPPQPSHLLGTDEMGRDVLTRFLYGGRVSLAVGCASALVSLLAGVAYGMISGYCGGWIDRVMMRAADALLSIPSLLFMIGLQALLKPSLLTVVLVIGLTGWMPLAKLIRTEILALKEEAFIQASTVMGATPIQLFARHFAPHCLPTILVMTTTGIGHAILSESTLSFLGLGIPPHEPSWGNMLAGAQNHLLSGAWWAAVCPGLGIALTVLAVTFLGDDGQQRWGSPQFYRRDRR encoded by the coding sequence ATGAAGAGACGCCGCTGGATGACGAACCTGTCTGTTCTCTACCTGGCTGTACTGACCCTATGTGCGGCAGCTGCTCCCCTCTTGACCGGCTATCATCCGGTAGATGTCCAGTTGGACGCGATTTTGCTGCCTCCCCAACCCTCTCACCTGCTGGGGACGGATGAGATGGGACGGGATGTGCTGACCCGATTTCTGTACGGGGGCCGGGTCTCCCTCGCGGTCGGGTGCGCTTCGGCGTTAGTATCGCTGCTGGCCGGCGTTGCCTACGGCATGATCAGCGGCTACTGCGGCGGCTGGATCGACCGCGTCATGATGCGGGCCGCCGATGCCCTGCTGAGCATCCCGAGCCTGCTATTCATGATTGGCTTGCAGGCGCTGCTGAAGCCTAGCCTGCTGACCGTCGTGCTTGTCATCGGCTTGACCGGCTGGATGCCGCTGGCGAAGCTGATTCGCACCGAGATTCTCGCACTCAAAGAAGAAGCATTCATTCAAGCTTCCACCGTGATGGGGGCCACCCCCATCCAATTGTTCGCCCGGCATTTCGCCCCCCATTGCCTGCCGACGATACTCGTCATGACGACGACCGGAATCGGCCATGCCATTCTGTCGGAGTCGACGCTCAGCTTTCTCGGCCTGGGCATTCCTCCGCATGAGCCTTCCTGGGGCAATATGCTGGCAGGAGCCCAGAATCATTTGCTGTCGGGTGCCTGGTGGGCGGCGGTCTGTCCCGGTCTAGGCATCGCGCTTACCGTGCTGGCCGTAACCTTCCTTGGCGATGACGGGCAGCAGCGGTGGGGGAGCCCGCAGTTCTACCGGAGGGATCGACGATGA
- a CDS encoding acyltransferase: MRDVERHPVEGPNSLWQIYRSVSPWKGVWNFIWVQFARYCPSVRLKRWIYVHILKMKVGRHTAFGLMAMVDVFFPEYIEVGDNTIIGYNTTLLAHEYLTKEYRLGKVRIGSHVMIGANSTILAGVTIGDHAVIAAGTVVHKDVLPGQMVAGNPMRVIREAHPAPGGADGSGVE; encoded by the coding sequence GTGAGAGATGTGGAGCGGCACCCTGTCGAAGGGCCGAACAGCCTGTGGCAAATATACCGGTCGGTAAGCCCATGGAAGGGCGTCTGGAACTTCATCTGGGTTCAATTCGCCCGTTACTGCCCTTCGGTGCGGCTCAAACGATGGATTTATGTGCATATCTTGAAGATGAAAGTCGGCCGCCATACGGCCTTCGGGCTGATGGCCATGGTCGATGTCTTCTTCCCGGAGTATATCGAGGTTGGGGACAACACGATTATCGGCTACAATACAACACTGCTCGCCCATGAATATTTGACGAAGGAATACCGTCTCGGCAAGGTCCGCATCGGCAGTCATGTAATGATTGGGGCGAACAGCACCATTCTGGCGGGCGTGACGATTGGCGATCATGCGGTGATCGCGGCCGGGACGGTTGTGCATAAGGATGTATTGCCCGGTCAAATGGTTGCCGGCAATCCGATGCGGGTGATCCGCGAAGCACATCCGGCTCCCGGCGGGGCAGACGGATCGGGCGTCGAATAA
- a CDS encoding polysaccharide deacetylase family protein: MGMRRAAGAVLLIALLCVALFIDIDRKDIDSRPLVWKGQSGEGEYALQAGGEWYISANALQQAYGVDVHIVDEGNELQLFPTTRPESQWDYQPVFYEGQVITLMYHNVQKNPDNVTFISPEQFEEQLQAIMSSGFHFISMDEYIDYMVNGAPVPANAVLLTFDDGYESFYTEVYPVLRKYHLTATNFVIVGTIDNPKQTKHKKLSWAQMREMKEHGMSFYSHTYNSHAYRPVNERGYLRPMLTWKMYLKKEDRNETEEEYEERIRRDLAKAEKVLKKELGNTNSLLAFPFGAYNSKVLAICRELDIPITFTVRPGINGRNNSNGFRINAGNQQIATPKLIEQMRNRGAHTKVARVKPSRIITWNGAELVLSVPPLVKNGKWYIALKDLQHHFRLSYEMRDADRSIELFPGQYSDKGIEYTATRKLY, encoded by the coding sequence ATGGGGATGAGACGTGCCGCAGGCGCGGTGCTCCTGATTGCTCTGCTGTGTGTCGCGCTGTTCATAGATATTGACAGGAAGGATATCGATAGCCGCCCTCTCGTCTGGAAGGGACAATCAGGAGAAGGGGAATACGCGCTCCAGGCGGGCGGCGAATGGTATATCTCGGCAAATGCGCTGCAGCAAGCATACGGAGTGGACGTACATATCGTCGATGAAGGGAATGAGCTTCAGCTGTTCCCGACGACGAGACCGGAATCGCAGTGGGATTATCAACCGGTTTTTTATGAGGGTCAGGTTATTACGTTAATGTACCATAATGTGCAGAAGAACCCGGACAATGTCACGTTTATCTCGCCGGAGCAGTTCGAGGAGCAGCTGCAGGCGATTATGAGCAGCGGGTTTCATTTTATATCCATGGATGAATATATCGATTATATGGTGAACGGCGCGCCGGTTCCGGCGAATGCCGTGCTGCTTACCTTCGATGACGGGTACGAGTCGTTCTATACGGAAGTGTATCCGGTGCTGCGGAAGTACCATCTTACCGCCACGAATTTCGTTATCGTCGGGACCATTGACAATCCGAAGCAGACCAAGCACAAGAAGCTGTCCTGGGCGCAAATGCGGGAGATGAAGGAGCATGGAATGAGCTTTTACAGCCATACCTATAATTCGCATGCGTACCGCCCGGTGAATGAACGGGGCTATCTTCGCCCGATGCTGACCTGGAAGATGTATCTGAAGAAGGAAGACCGTAACGAAACCGAAGAGGAATATGAGGAGCGGATTCGCCGCGATCTGGCCAAGGCGGAGAAGGTGCTGAAGAAGGAGTTGGGCAATACGAACAGCTTGCTGGCATTCCCGTTCGGCGCCTATAACAGCAAGGTGCTGGCGATTTGCCGCGAACTGGATATTCCGATTACGTTCACGGTTCGTCCCGGGATTAACGGGCGGAACAACTCGAACGGATTCCGCATTAATGCGGGGAACCAGCAGATTGCGACGCCGAAGCTTATCGAGCAGATGCGCAACCGGGGCGCGCATACGAAGGTGGCCCGCGTCAAGCCGAGCCGAATCATTACCTGGAACGGCGCGGAGCTGGTGCTGTCTGTCCCTCCTCTCGTGAAGAACGGGAAATGGTATATTGCGCTCAAAGATTTGCAGCATCATTTCCGGTTGAGCTACGAGATGAGAGATGCGGATCGCAGCATTGAATTGTTCCCGGGGCAATATTCGGATAAGGGCATAGAATATACCGCCACGCGTAAACTTTACTAG